A genomic window from Accipiter gentilis chromosome 1, bAccGen1.1, whole genome shotgun sequence includes:
- the NPPA gene encoding natriuretic peptides A: MQLPTLCCGASLLLLVLPWAGAQSAGGEHGAELRSLQDLLEALGQLQEEEGEPGLEDEPMAGAEDGGSEWDLPGAESGPPGAPLPAPSPLQPAEGQNQWRSLLSSYRRRHFSGCFGTRMERIGAQTGLGCNQYKARFWRRGRS; this comes from the exons atgcAGCTCCCGACTCTCTGCTGCGGGGCCTCGCTGCTGCTGCTcgtcctgccatgggcaggagcgcagtcggccggcggcgAGCACGGTGCGGAGCTGCGGTCCCTGCAG gacCTCCTGGAGGCGCTGGGGCAGctccaggaggaggaaggggaaccGGGCCTGGAAGACGAACCGATGGCCGGGGCTGAGGACGGCGGCTCCGAGTGGGACCTCCCGGGGGCGGAGAGCGGTCCGCCGGGTGCCCCGCTCCCGGCGCCCAGCCCTCTCCAGCCGGCGGAGGGGCAGAACCAGTGGAGGAGCCTCCTGTCCTCCTACAGACGGAGGCACTTCTCCGGCTGCTTTGGGACGAGGATGGAGAGGATCGGCGCGCAGACGGGGCTGGGATGCAACCAGTACAAAGCCC GTttctggaggagagggagaagctgA